In the Patescibacteria group bacterium genome, AGGCAAAGGAGGCAAAACTCGGTACTACACCGAAAATAATAACCGCCAGCGCGACAACCATGAACTTTTTCATTCCACTTACCTTTCCCAAGACTTAAACGGTTTGCTTCGCATTATGCGAAACGCGAATACTATATGTTGTATTAATTTTTTAAGGATCAACAAAAAATGCGCTAATTTAAAATAATAACATATATAATTAATTATGTCAAGTAAAATCAGTAAAAAATCAATAAATGTTTTAAAAAAACCGGAGCTATATTAACAAAAGCCGCCGGCAGGAAGGGGCAAAAATACCCTAAATAAAAATTTTATTTTATGGCGCCATAAAATTTTTTCCACCTGATCTGGATAAAAATAAAGTAATAAACGCTTAGAATGGTGGCAATAACATTGGCGATAAAAACCGCTTCAAAAATAAAATTCCAGCGAAAAAAAATTAAAAGAAAAAATGGAATTACCACAATGGCTTTAAGGTAACTTAATTGGGCGCGGGGACAAAGAATCCAGTCGGATTTTTTAAATTCCCGCTTTTTTATTATTCCCAGAAGATAAGCAACGGCGATAATAAAAATGTTATAAGCCAGAGGCGTTAAATTTTCTCTGAATTTAAATAACGCTAAAATGGTAAATGAATAAACCACGGAATCCGTGAAAATATCAAGAAACTTCCCGCGATCAGAAGCCTTGTTCTGGAATCTTGCCAGCGCCCCGTCAAAAATATCCAAAAGCAAAATAAAAACAAGAAATAAAGAGGCAAAGAATTCTTCGCCGTAGTAGAACCAAAATAAAAAAACTACTCCCCCCAAAAGCCTAAAATTGGTCAAGATATTGGCGCTTAAACCAAACCGATGAAGAAGAATAAGTAATGGTTTCAAAATAATGCCCTGATATCCCTGAAATTTTAAATTAAGGTTATCGGCAAAATCCTTTCTCTCGTCCGCTAACATAATGAAATTTTAAAATTAAAATAGACTCCGGCCGGTCATTTCATCCGGTTTGGGCAAACCCATTATTTTCAGCGCTGTCGGCGCCACATCGGATAAAATTCCCTGCGGCTTAACCAGGCTTAGATCGCTGCCCGGAATTTCTTTAAAACCTATGGTTTTCCCCTCAAACTGCTTTCCGATGAGGATAAAAGGCACGGGATTGGCCGTATGCTCTTTGTCTATCATTCCGGTTTGCATATTAAACATCATCTCGGCGTTGCCGTGGTCAGCCGTCACTAATAACGCTCCGTCTTTGTCTAAAACTTTTTTGCTTATTTTGCCCAAGCAGTTGTCAATGGTTTCAACCGCCTTGACAGCCGCTTCTAAATTTCCGGTATGGCCAACCATGTCCGGATTGTCAAAATTAACCAGAATAAAATCATAAGCTTCATTGTCTATGGCCTTTATAACTTTTTCCGCGACTTCAGGGGCCGACATTTCCGGCTTTAGATCATAGCTGGCAACCGCCGGCGACGGCACTAATTCATGGTCCTCGCCCTCGCTCCTCTCTTCTCGGCCGCCATTAAAAAAATAGGTAACATGGGCGTATTTTTCCGTTTCCGCGATTCGCAGTTGTTTTAAATTATTCTTGGAAATTACCTCGCCCAGAGTATTGGTTATAATTTCCGGCAGGAAGGCGATTTCCATCGGCAAACTTTTTTCGTATTCAGTAAAACCGGCAAAAAACAGCTTATTCAGGTACTTCCAGCCGGCAAATTTGTTAAAGCTTGGCAAGACAAAAGCTTTGGTAATTTGCCTGGCCCGATCCGGCCGAAAATTGAAAAAAATAACTGCATCGCCGTTTTCTATCTTCGCCACCGGCTGCCCTTTTTCCATGATTACCGCAGGCACAAATTCCTCATCATATATTTTTTTCTTATAACTCTCTTCCAGAATTTTTATAGCATCTTCGCCCTGATTGCCCTTGCCTTCGGCAATTGCCGCATAAGCCTTGGCCGTCCTGTCCCAATGGTTATCCCGGTCCATGGCGTAAAAACGGCCGGAAACCGTGGCAATTTTTCCCAAACCGCATTCAGCGATATAATGATTCAAATCCTTCATAAAACTCACGCCGCTGTTGTAGGGGGTGTCCCGACCGTCTAAAATAACGTGAATATAAGCCTCTTTGGCTTTCTTTTCTTTGGCCAAGGCCAATAAAGCGTATAAATGTTCAATTGAAGCATGGACGTTTCCGGAGGAAACTAACCCTAAAAAGTGTAATTTTCCGTTGTTGGTTTTCGCATGCTCAATCGCTTTCAAAAAAACCTCATTTTTATAAAAACTATTATCGCTGATTGCCTTGTTAACCCTGGGCAAATCCTGATAAATAATCCTGCCCAAACCTAGGTTAAGATGACCAACTTCGCTATTTCCGGCTTCGCCCCAGGGCAGGCCCACGGCTTCGCCGGAAGCTCGCAGAGTCATAGACGGATACTGGGCGACCAAACCGTTAAAATTAGGAGTGTTGGCCTGGCTAATGGCGTTGCCGGTATAGGGTTGGGTTATTCCCCAGCCGTCCAGGATAACCAAAATAACGGGCTTAGGCCTATTAATTTGCGTTTTGTTTGCTACCATAGACAAAAAATTTTTATTTTATTTTTATATTATTTTGTTATTTTGTTATTTTATTAAACTTTCTCCTGACATTTCCTTTGGTTTTTTTCTTCCCATCAATTCCAGAATCGTCGGCGCAATATCCCCCAAAACCCCGTCATCTTTCAATTTAATTTTATTACTCCCGCCGTATTTCTTGTTGACTATAACGAATGGCACCGGATTGGTTGAATGCTCGGTGTCAATTTCTTCGGTTTCCAAATTTATCATCTCCTCTATATTGCCGTGATCGGCGGTTATAACAACAGTCCCGCCGGCGCCCAGATAAGCTTTCACAATCCGCCCCAGGCATTTATCAACTTCGTGGCAGCACCTTATGCCCGCCTCTAGGTTTCCGGTATGGCCTATCATATCCGGCGCGGCAAAATTAAGAAGGATAAAATCATATTTTCTTTTCTCCAGACTATGAATGACCGTTTCGGTTAACTCTCTTGTTTTCATGGCCGGCGTGGCGTCATAGGATTTTACATCTGGGGAGGCGATAACCGCCTGGTCTTCGCCGTTAACCCGGCCGGAATAACCGCCGTTGAAAAAGTAAGTGACATGGGCGTATTTTTCCGTTTCCGCCAAATAAAGCTGTTTCATATCAGACAGTACCATAGGCAGGGTCTGCTTTAAATCCACGCTGGGAAAAGCGGACATAATGGAGTCTAAATCCGGGCCGAAATCAGTCATGGCCACAAAGCACAGGTTTTTTAAAACGATCGCCCTTTTAAATGACCCGGGATTATCTTCATTAAAATTCTTTTGGACGAAAACTTTGGCCAGTTGCCGGGCGCGGTCCGACCGCAGGTTAAAAAATATTACGCTGTCCCCTTCCTCTATCCGGCCGGCCGGATCTATTATGTAAGGTTCAATAAATTCATCGTTATCTCCTTTGTTATAACTTTCACTTATGGCTGTCCGCGCGTTTTTCGCTTCATGGCCTTTGCCCAAAAGCAAGGCTTCATAAGCCATTTTTGTCCTCTCCCATTTTTTCGTCCGGTCCATAGCGTAAAAACGCCCGATAATCGTGGCTACTTTCTCTTTGTTTTTGAAACTCCTCTCCATGTCTTCCACTAATTTTAAAGCCGCGTATTTCGGGGAATCGCGGCCGTCCGTAAATAAATGGAGATAAACATTATCAACTTTATTTTTTTCCAGCAAAGTCAACAGAGCTAAAATGTGATCCGGTTCGCTGTGGGCGCTCATGCCGTTGGAAAGCATGCCCATCAGATGCATTTTTGACTTGTTGGTTTTAGCATTCTTTATTGCTTCCATTAAAGCCGTATTCTTGAAAAAAGTTCCGTCGTTAATGCTTTTGCTTATTTTTACCGCGTCCTGCTCCACTACCCGGCCAGCCCCAATGTTCATATGCCCGGCTTCGCTGTTGCCGTCCTGTTTTGGCGGCAAACCCACATAACGGCCGTAGGCATGCAACTCCGTAAAGGGGTACTTTTTTGATATCCCGTCCATGGTGGGTGTGTCAGACAAAGTTACGGCATTGCCCTTGTTCGGTTTGGCTAGGCCCCAACCGTCTAAGATTACAAGTATCATAGGCAAACTACTAAAACTTTTTTGCTTATTTTTCATAGTTATTATTGTTATAAAACATTTTAATTTCTAAATTGCAATTTCTAATTAGAAATAATCAATAATCAAATTCCAAACAATAATCAATAAATAAACTTCAACAACCAAACCATTTGATTGTTGGTCATTGAATATTGCCCGCCCCGCTTCGCTTGGCGAGGCCGGGGAGATTTGTTTGATTATTGTCTGCCTGCCGGCAGGCAGGTTTCTTGGTTATTGGTTATTTAAAGTTTAGGTGAATTAAAAATTAGAAATTTATATCATACTCTCTATTTCCATCAACCGATTATATTTTGCCACCCTTTCTCCTCGTGATAATGATCCGGCTTTGATATAATCAGCCCCGATAGCAACCGCTAAATCCGCGATAAAGTCATCGCAAGTTTCCCCGCTCCTATGCGAAACCATCACCTTGTAATTATGCTTTTTGGCAAACTTCACGCAATCCATTGTTTCAGTAAGAGTCCCCACCTGATTCGGTTTTATCAAGATAGTGTTTGCCACTTTCTCTTTTAGGCCTCGACGCAAACGGTTAATATTGGTGGCGAACAAATCATCGCCAATAATAAGCATCTCTTCTCCGAGCTCTTTTGTCAACCCCCTCCAGCCTTCCCAATCGTCTTCAGCCAATCCGTCTTCCAAAGAGATAATCGGATATTTCCTGAACCATTCGTAATAAAGGCCGACCAGGGTATTGCTCGTGAAACTCGCCCGATCCAATCTGAAAATATATTTTTCCGCTTTTTTACTATAAAGTTCGGAAGAGCCGACATCAATTCCCAGCCCGACATCTTTTCCCGGCGTATACCCGGCCTCCAATACAGCCGCCAAGATAAGTTCAATCGCCTGTACTGACGAAACAATATCCGGGGCATAGCCGCCTTCATTGCCGACATCGGTGTCGAAATTGGCTCTTTTTAAAACCCGGCCCAATCTATGGAAAATTTCCGCTCCCATTCTAACTTTTTCTGAAAAGCTTACTTTCTTCATAGGCGCGATCATGAATTCTTGAAAATCCAGATTAGTATCAGCATGCTTCCCGCCGTTAAAAATATTAAAAAAGGGAGCCGGCAACTTATACTTCTTTGTCTCAAAATCGTGAGTCTCCGCTAAATATTGATACAGTTCTTTCTTAGCCGAAAGCGCGGAAACGCGAGCGCAAGCCAAGGAAACCGATAAAATAGCATTAGCTCCCAGCTTGCTTTTTTTCTCCGTGCCGTCAAGCTTGATCATTTCTTTATCAATTTTTTCCTGTTGACCAGGGTCTTTGCCAATCAAAATTTTTGAAATTTTATTGTTGACGTTTTCAACTGCCTTTAAGACCCCCAGCCCATCATATCTTTTTTTATCTCCATCGCGAAACTCCAAAGCCTCATGCTCCCCGGTAGAAGCTCCGGAAGGAACGCTGGCTTCAGCTGCCACTCCGTTATCCAGTTCAATTTTAGTTTCAATTGTCGGGTTTCCCCGGGAATCTAAAATTTCCCGCGCTATTATTTTTTTTATTTTAGGCATAATATTTAGCTAAAAATTTATAAAATTATAAAGTAAAAAGTTTAACAGTTGCGAGGGCCCCGCTCTCCGCGAAGGGCGAGACTGCCGCGCCGCGAGATTAATGGCAAATATAAAAAGGGATATGAATGCTGCCGCAATTTAATGAGTTCAAGGAATCTCTTCGGCAAAGATCGGCGGAAAATTCATATTCATTTTCATCTATTAAGTAAGGCTTCCCCCAGGGGTCTCTTACAATGTCCGGAAAACCTAAATTTTTAAAAGTCGCGGTAAGCCGGCTAATACATGTTGGAGAATTAAAGGCGGCATCATCATAGGGGGTGCAAGAACATTGCGTACAACCAGATCCGGTTACCCCCATCAATACCTTATTCTGTTCATCCCTTTTTACCTCTATGGCCGTGAGTATTTGTTTCAAATCGGCCCGGCAACGCGCCTCCTTCGCTTTCACTCTAGCCACATTCAGAGCGTAAACCGCCATTGACGACAAAAGACCGATAATAGAAATAACCACTAATAATTCTATAAGGGTAAAACCGTTTTTTTTCATACAAAGATTACCTAAAAGGGATTGCAGAGGCAGTATTGCTTGCTGCTGCTCTGGCTGCACCAATTCACTCCTGCCGGCCAAGGACGGCAGGAAGGCGGAATGCCAGTAGTCGTACTTGGAGCGGCTTCCAATATTGTCACTAAAAGCCCTCCAATGTTATTGCCCTTGCCATAATTATAATAACAATATGTCCCGTGTCCCGGGGTGCGCGGTATAAAAGCTAAAAAACCCTCGCTTACTAAATATCCCATAACTTGATCATATTGAGCTTGGTTGGGGCCGCCATCGCAGACTTCCTGACCCGAAACATAATTTGGAGGCATCTGTCCGTTCTTATCATAAAACATCTGTAAGGCATTAGAGATACTCCTAAAATCAGCCAATTTTTTCGCATCCCTGGCTTTCATCCTGGCGACATTCAAAGCGTAAACCGCCATTGACGACAAAAGACCGATAATGGCAATAACTACCAATAATTCTATAAGGGTAAAACCACTTTCTCTATTTAAATTAATATAACTTTTCATTAAAAACAAATGGCAATTGACCCCTTAATTGCCTAATTTTAGTGCGCAAAACGAGCATGAATAACCGCAAACATCACCGCCGGACGATCCGACTACTCCCGGGTGGCAATTATTCGCGGTTACTGGTTCTTCCGGCAACCATAAAATGCACGGTTTATTTTCCCATCCCGGCGCGTGGGTCACATGGCAAGATCTGGAGTATAAATAACCGTCAAAAATGGTATTGACTCGAACCGGGTCTGCCGGCGCTTTTATTATAGGGGAAAGAACGGCCTCAAGGGAATCCAGCCCCCTGAATCTACCTCCGAAACAGGTCTGGCTGGTATTTTTCCCCAAACATTTCAAATAAGACGCCGCATATACAAAAACGCCTCCAGTTGTATCCGGATAATGTCCGCCATTATTGTTCGCCGCTATATCCAAACTTTTATGCAGCTGCACAATATCCGCCTTCCTTCTCGCGTCCCTGGCTTTCACCCGGGTGACGTTCAAAGCGTAAACCGCCATTGACGCCAAAAGACCGATAATGGCAATAACCACCAATAATTCTATTAGAGTAAAACCCTTGGTTCTGCTATTTGGCCTGAAAAGCATATTTTAAAAAACTTCAATTTGATGACATAAAATAAAAAGCAAACTATAGTATTTCATATTCAACCGTTGCCGTTACTTTTATTTCACTGCTGCCGGCTTGAATTTCCGGCGCGGCGCCACCCATGCCCAAAGCTTCATCGGCTATCATCTTATAGCTTTCCCGATAGGCAATCGGCATATATCCGCTGCTTGATTCAGAAAAATTTATAATCCTTCCCAATTTAACTCCCGCTACCTTCGCCAAATTTTCAGCTTTGGCTTTAGCCGCCTCTATCGCTTTAATCCTGGCTTCCTGTTTTAAGCTTTCTTCGTCGTCAACTTCAAAAGACAAATTGCCGATTTGATTTAAGCCCAGGCCCCCGGCCGCGTCTAAAATCTGGCTTACTTTCTCCATCTCCCTCACCTTTATTTCAAGATTCTGGTTTACTTCGTATCCCCGGAAAAGTTGTATGCCCTTGCTCCAATCATACTGCGGATAAATGCTGTAATTTACCGTTTTTATGTCCTTGGCGTCAATTTTAAAATCATCTTTCAGTTTCTTTATAACCGCGTTCATTTTGTCGGTATTGTCTTTCTGCGCCTCTGCCACTGTTTTTTTCTCTATTCTGTACCCAAGCCAAATTTTTGCTATATCCGGCACGCCAATTACCTCCCCTTCTCCCGTAACCGTGATTGAATGCCTCTGTTCTTCGCTTACCCCGATATAATTATGGGCCTTGATCGCGTTCCAGGAAAGCATGGCCAAATAAATTGAGCCGATAGCCAAAAAAACTCCGGCAAGAATAGTAAGGATTTTGTTGGGAATCATAGAATTGAAATAATAAAATAATAAAATAATATAAAAAAACCGACTTAACTATTATTTTATTATTTTATATTATATTATTTTGTTATTTTACTAAGTCCGGGCATTTTCTCCCCGTTTAAAAAAGCCAAGGTCGCTCCTCCGCCCGTTGAAATCCAGTCCACATAGTCTTCCATCCCTGTCATTTTCAAAGCGGCAATAGTTTCTCCCCCGCCAACCACTCCAAACGCGCGGCCTCGGGAACGGGAAGCGATAACGCGGGCGATAGCCAAAGTGCCGTGCTTAAAATGTTCGTTCTCAAACATTCCCATTGGGCCGTTCCAGATGATAGTCTGGGCTTTCTTCAAAAACGAAGAATATAATCTTACGGTTTTTGGCCCGATATCCAGAATTGCTTCGTTTTTATTCACTCTAAAATCGTTTTTTACTTTGACCGGGCCGCGGCCGTCTTTTTTGCCGCTCACCACCACGTCAACTGGCAAAAGAATATTCTTTGCTTTTAAGCTCTTGGCCAAAGCCACGCTTTTTTTATCAGCTAACGACTTTCCTATTTCCATCCCCCGGGCCGCAAAAAAATTATTAGCCAAGGCTCCGCCGATTAAAACTTTAAAAGATTTTTGGCTTAATTTCCTGATAAACGAAATTTTAGTGCCAATTTTCGCTCCGCCGATAACGGCTATCAGCGGTTGTCTAGGATAAATGATTTTATTAAGGTTTTCCACTTCTTCGGCGAGAAGCAGGCCGGCGTAAGACGGCAGATATTTTTTTATGGCCGCCATTGAAGCATGCTTCCGATGGCTATTGGCAAAAGCGTCATTAACATAAATATCGGCCAAGCCAGCCAGCTCCTTGGCAAATTTTTTATCATTTTTTTCCTCGCCCTTGGCAAAACGCAAATTTTCCAGCATCAAAATCTCTCCCGGTTTCATCTTGCCCACGGCCGTACCGGCCGCCAGACCGGTACAATCATCCGAAAACCGCACTTTTTCATCAAGCAAACCGCCTAAATGCCTTGCCACTGGCGCCAGAGAGTATTTTTTTTCTCTTCTCCCGTCCGGCCGGCCAAGATGGCTGGCAATGATAATTTTGGCCCGATAACGCAGCAAAAAACGAATAGTTGGCAAACTTGCCATTATCTTATAATCATCCGCGACTTTGCCCTTTTCCACGGGAACATTAAAATCAGTCCGTAAAAATACCCTCTTTCCGACCAGTTTTTTCGCTTGCCTGATTGATTTTATTGAGTTCAACATGATTAGATTAGTTACTTAGTTAAGATGAAATATTAATACGAATTCTACTTTGCTTATCTTCACAAACTTTGAATTAATCCGAATGTTGCGAATTAGTATCCGGAGCATAATTCGCATGTGCCCTATTTGTAGCAGGGCTGCCGAAGGCAAAACAGGCATTCGGATTATGGCAGGAAGGTTTAAGTCCGTAGGAAGAATTCGGATTAAGGGATTATCTAAATGTTTAGAGCCGCGGGAAACCAATCCTACTTATTTTATCTCCGCCAGCGCCACCTCAACCTCAAATTTTTCTTCCGCTCGCATATAAACTATATTTGCTTTGTCGCCGGCCAGACGGCCTTGGATAATATCTGACAGGCTATTATTTTCATTGATTTCAATATTATCCACTTGGATTATAATATCCCCATCTTTCAAGCCGGCTAAAGCCGCCGGACTGTTTTTCACAACGCTTATACCGCTCGTTCCTTTGTAGATAAGAGCGCCTTTTTTGTGTTTATTGTCCTCTTTGGCCAAAAGGGATAAATCAAGATAATTAACGCCTAAACTCGGACGCTTTATTTCTTTGCTTTTCAGAAGGCTCCTGATAGCGGATTGGAAATGGCCAATCGGCCTTGCCTTTCCCCGGCTGTCTATCAGCCCGATAACCTTGCTGGTTAAATCAAACACCGCCGCTCCCTTTAAATTTTCTCCAAAAGTATTAGCCAAAATTAGCTCGCCCGGCAAATCATCGCTAAACTTTAACAAACTCTCCCGCTCGCCTCCGGCAACCGAAGTCAAAGTGCTTCCGGACCAGCCGACCGCTATTGCTAATTGTCCGCTTTCCGCTTTATTTTCCGCAAATTGCTGAACCGGGAAATCCCTCACCCCTTCCACGCGGATAAAAGAAAACGGCGTTAAAGTATCTCTTATGATCTGGTCAATTTTATATATTTGCCTTTCCTTGCTGATAGCGACATAATTATTAAAAATATTTTCATTGCTCAAATTTTCAGGCAAGGCATCGGTTATGATCCAGCCATCACTGGTGATAATCAGCCCCAAACCAAGCGCCTGGTTTAACTTGTAATAATTTTCCAAATCAAACCCCGATTCAGGATCATCCGATTTAATTTTTTTAAAAATACCAACCAAATTGCCTCTGGCGGAATTAATGGTTTCGGCTATCTTTACGTTTTGTTCCACCACCACTTTCCTTGCCCCCTGAATAACCAAATTTGACCCCGAATAATTTCCGTCAGAAAAACTGATGCCGCCAAAGAAAGGAATATTGTAAGAATCCCCAAATAAATAAGTCCGGGAAATTAATTCTCCGGCCAATCCGGCCAAAAGCCCTATTATCAAAACCAAAACCAGCAATATCGCTACCCCGTTTTTTTCTAATATTTTCTTTATTTTGTTTTTCATATTTTTGGCTATAAACTTAAATTTTTAACTCGCCTCACATCCATCTGGCTGTAAGGAGAACCAGCAAGGTACCCAAAAAACCAAAAATTAAATGATTTTTTACAACTTTACCGCTCAAAGAACCGGCCAAATAAGCAAGCGATAATCCGATCAATATATAATAGTAAATAGCCAGAATCAGCCCGGTTATATCGTGGCGCAAGGGCAGGAAAGACATGGCCCAGCCTACTTCAAATAAAATCACGCCGCTTATGAGAATAAAAGCAATGGCCGTTTTTATCTTGATTTTGTTCGCCCACATGATCTGATAAACCGCTAAAAAAATCACAACAAGCAGACAAGCCATCAACAGCCAAACCGGAATATTCAAAAATGATTGGAAGCCGTAAACGGCGGAGGCGGAAAAAAATACCATAAAAAAATTTCCTGCGGCAGAAATGCTTTTTATAGTATCGGTCCGGCAAAATTCGGGGCGGACTAAATAATAATAAATATAACGCAAATAAAAATAAATAAAACCAAAGGCGGAAAAAAATAAAAATTGGATAAGAAATTTATTCACAACCAAAGACGAATAGACAAAAATGCTTGACAAAAATCCAAGCGGAAGAATCGCCGCCCCAAGATAGGAGCCAAAAAATTTTTCGGTTTTGCCCGCTTTTACGAAAACTAAAACGGCGGCCAAAATCGCCAAGTTGGCGAGTAACAAGGAAACAAAAAATAAACTATGGCGAAAAACCACCGATTCTAGAAAAATTAAGACCAAAATCGGGACTAATAACACTAAAAGTCGGCTATATTTCATAATCCGGCAAACTCAATATAAATTTTTAATTTATCAAAGATATTGCCCGCCAGGGCCACAACGTCGATCCGCTCGAAGCCTCGCGAAAAATTCTTAAAGTATTGGGAATTATTCGTCCAGCCACTCATAATCAGCCATGGCCTGCTCAATAATTTGTTTGCTCTCCGCCCTTTCCTTTTCGCTGCCGCTTTCCAATTTATCAAAAGCCATAACTAAGCCAAAATGAAACCCTTTAAGGTCTGCCGGAACTTTCAACTCCAGCAGCCGATTCTTTAAATATCCGCTTTCCTCAAGCGAAATGTCCTCATCCGAAGATAGCCGCCAATATTCAGCCAAAACTTCATTCAGTCCGCCTTTATAGTCGTTAACCAGCTTCGCCTTTATTTCCTTAAGTTGATCGTCATTACCCGCTCTATCGCCATCAAGCGGCCGCGAGGTCAAAATCAAATACAAAGATAAAACTGCGATAACCGTCAACAAAATAACGAAAATTTTTAAATTTCTGGACATAAAATTATTTTTCATCTTTTTTGTCGTCTTTAAGCCCCTCAAATGCCCGCAATACCTCTAGCGGGACAGCGAAAATTATGGTGTTTGACTGATCTGATGACAAGTCGTTGATGGATTGCAAGGTCCTTAAATGCAAAGCGCCATCAGAACTGGAAAGCATCCGGGCGGCTTTTGACATATTTTCCGCCGCCGCCACTTCGCCTTCAGCCTTGATAATAACAGCCCGCTTTTCTCTTTCCGCTTCAGCCTGCTTGGCAATCACCCGCTCCATCTCTTCGGGCAAACTTACATCTTTCAATTCAACGTTATTTACCTTTAACCCCCACTCGTCCGTTTCCTTGTCAACTATCTCCCTAATCCTGTCCGCGATTTTATCCCGATTGGCCAATAATTCGTCCAAAGTGGCTTCGCCGACAATGTTGCGCATTGTAGTCTGGGCAAACTGGGAAATGGCGTACCGAAAATCTTCAACTTCAATTATGGCCTTTTCCGCGAAAGAGACCTTATAATAAATAACGGCATTAACCATAACCGAGACGTTATCTCTAGTAATGGCTTTTTGGTCTGGCACGTCAACGGCCTTAACCCGCATATCAACTTTTTTATAAGTCTGAAAAATCGGAATGACAATCCGCCAGCCCGGATTCATAATGCCCTGATACCGGCCCATGGTGAATCTAACTCCTCTTTCATATTGGTTGATTTGTTTCAAGCTAATAAGAATTATGAAAATTATAACCCCTAAAATAACATAAAATGTTTCCATATGTTTTTAGTTATAAACTTTATAAACTTTCTAACTTTCAATTATGATTGTCACCGGCCCGTCATTTACCAGGCTAACTTCCATCATGGCTCCAAATTCGCCGGTGGCTGTTTTTAGGCCGCTGTCCTTTATCTTGGCAACAAATTTTTCATAATACGGAATAGCTTTTTCGGGTCTGGCTGATTCTATAAAACTCGGCCGATTGCCCTTGGTCGTATCTCCATACAAAGTAAACTGCGAAACCACTAAAATTTCCCCATTCGCATCTTTTACTGATAAATTCATCTTATTGTCTTTGTCTCCAAAAATTCTTAGATTAATAATTTTAGCCGCCATTTTTTCGATCTTGTCTTCGCTGTCTGCCTGATGGACCGCTAACAAAATCAACAAACCTTGGCCGATCTGACCAACTATTTTATTATCAATTTTAACATTTGCGCTTTTAACCCGCTGAATTACAGCCCGCATGTCTTAAAAATTAATTTATTATGAAAACATACTGCCGTCAATCTCAACCCAATCATCCCGGCCTTCATCCCATTTATAAGCCGTCAAACGGCTTGTTTTCTCGTCTTCGCTATAAACATAATCCACTTTTGTCTCCGAACCAATTCGTCGCGAATAAGTCGTTTTTTTGTCTAAAACCACGGGTTTAGTAACAAATTCCAATTTCATTCTACCCAGAGGGCCGGTAAAAATTATAAAATCAATATCAACCCCGCCCCGCTCATCAGAATGCTCGCAGCCT is a window encoding:
- a CDS encoding CDP-alcohol phosphatidyltransferase family protein, whose protein sequence is MLADERKDFADNLNLKFQGYQGIILKPLLILLHRFGLSANILTNFRLLGGVVFLFWFYYGEEFFASLFLVFILLLDIFDGALARFQNKASDRGKFLDIFTDSVVYSFTILALFKFRENLTPLAYNIFIIAVAYLLGIIKKREFKKSDWILCPRAQLSYLKAIVVIPFFLLIFFRWNFIFEAVFIANVIATILSVYYFIFIQIRWKKFYGAIK
- the gpmI gene encoding 2,3-bisphosphoglycerate-independent phosphoglycerate mutase, encoding MVANKTQINRPKPVILVILDGWGITQPYTGNAISQANTPNFNGLVAQYPSMTLRASGEAVGLPWGEAGNSEVGHLNLGLGRIIYQDLPRVNKAISDNSFYKNEVFLKAIEHAKTNNGKLHFLGLVSSGNVHASIEHLYALLALAKEKKAKEAYIHVILDGRDTPYNSGVSFMKDLNHYIAECGLGKIATVSGRFYAMDRDNHWDRTAKAYAAIAEGKGNQGEDAIKILEESYKKKIYDEEFVPAVIMEKGQPVAKIENGDAVIFFNFRPDRARQITKAFVLPSFNKFAGWKYLNKLFFAGFTEYEKSLPMEIAFLPEIITNTLGEVISKNNLKQLRIAETEKYAHVTYFFNGGREERSEGEDHELVPSPAVASYDLKPEMSAPEVAEKVIKAIDNEAYDFILVNFDNPDMVGHTGNLEAAVKAVETIDNCLGKISKKVLDKDGALLVTADHGNAEMMFNMQTGMIDKEHTANPVPFILIGKQFEGKTIGFKEIPGSDLSLVKPQGILSDVAPTALKIMGLPKPDEMTGRSLF
- the gpmI gene encoding 2,3-bisphosphoglycerate-independent phosphoglycerate mutase; this translates as MKNKQKSFSSLPMILVILDGWGLAKPNKGNAVTLSDTPTMDGISKKYPFTELHAYGRYVGLPPKQDGNSEAGHMNIGAGRVVEQDAVKISKSINDGTFFKNTALMEAIKNAKTNKSKMHLMGMLSNGMSAHSEPDHILALLTLLEKNKVDNVYLHLFTDGRDSPKYAALKLVEDMERSFKNKEKVATIIGRFYAMDRTKKWERTKMAYEALLLGKGHEAKNARTAISESYNKGDNDEFIEPYIIDPAGRIEEGDSVIFFNLRSDRARQLAKVFVQKNFNEDNPGSFKRAIVLKNLCFVAMTDFGPDLDSIMSAFPSVDLKQTLPMVLSDMKQLYLAETEKYAHVTYFFNGGYSGRVNGEDQAVIASPDVKSYDATPAMKTRELTETVIHSLEKRKYDFILLNFAAPDMIGHTGNLEAGIRCCHEVDKCLGRIVKAYLGAGGTVVITADHGNIEEMINLETEEIDTEHSTNPVPFVIVNKKYGGSNKIKLKDDGVLGDIAPTILELMGRKKPKEMSGESLIK
- the eno gene encoding phosphopyruvate hydratase, whose protein sequence is MPKIKKIIAREILDSRGNPTIETKIELDNGVAAEASVPSGASTGEHEALEFRDGDKKRYDGLGVLKAVENVNNKISKILIGKDPGQQEKIDKEMIKLDGTEKKSKLGANAILSVSLACARVSALSAKKELYQYLAETHDFETKKYKLPAPFFNIFNGGKHADTNLDFQEFMIAPMKKVSFSEKVRMGAEIFHRLGRVLKRANFDTDVGNEGGYAPDIVSSVQAIELILAAVLEAGYTPGKDVGLGIDVGSSELYSKKAEKYIFRLDRASFTSNTLVGLYYEWFRKYPIISLEDGLAEDDWEGWRGLTKELGEEMLIIGDDLFATNINRLRRGLKEKVANTILIKPNQVGTLTETMDCVKFAKKHNYKVMVSHRSGETCDDFIADLAVAIGADYIKAGSLSRGERVAKYNRLMEIESMI
- a CDS encoding type II secretion system protein, with translation MKKNGFTLIELLVVISIIGLLSSMAVYALNVARVKAKEARCRADLKQILTAIEVKRDEQNKVLMGVTGSGCTQCSCTPYDDAAFNSPTCISRLTATFKNLGFPDIVRDPWGKPYLIDENEYEFSADLCRRDSLNSLNCGSIHIPFYICH
- a CDS encoding type II secretion system protein; amino-acid sequence: MKSYINLNRESGFTLIELLVVIAIIGLLSSMAVYALNVARMKARDAKKLADFRSISNALQMFYDKNGQMPPNYVSGQEVCDGGPNQAQYDQVMGYLVSEGFLAFIPRTPGHGTYCYYNYGKGNNIGGLLVTILEAAPSTTTGIPPSCRPWPAGVNWCSQSSSKQYCLCNPF